In one Staphylococcus lutrae genomic region, the following are encoded:
- a CDS encoding dihydrolipoamide acetyltransferase family protein, whose amino-acid sequence MAFEFRLPDIGEGIHEGEIVKWFVKAGDTIEEDDILCEVQNDKSVVEIPSPVSGTVLEVLVDEGTVSVVGDVIVKIDAPDAEEMEFKGGHHDNASEKAEEAPKEEVKQEAAPATQEAVEVDENRQIKAMPSVRKYARDNQVNIKAVNGTGKNGRITKEDVDAYLNGGGQEVTSAQETASTDSSEGSAATTAAISTEGDFPETTEKISAMRKAIAKAMVNSKHTAPHVTLMDEIDVQELWDHRKKFKEIAAEQGTKLTFLPYVVKALVSALKKYPALNTSFNEEAGEVVHKHYWNIGIAADTERGLLVPVIKHADRKSMFQISDEINELAVKAREGKLTSDEMKGATCTISNIGSAGGQWFTPVINHPEVAILGIGRIAQKPIVKDGEIIAAPVLALSLSFDHRQIDGATGQNAMNHIKRLLNNPELLLMEG is encoded by the coding sequence GATTACCCGATATCGGTGAAGGTATCCACGAAGGTGAAATCGTAAAGTGGTTTGTTAAGGCTGGGGATACGATTGAAGAAGACGATATACTATGTGAAGTGCAAAACGATAAATCAGTTGTAGAAATCCCATCTCCTGTTAGTGGTACAGTTCTGGAGGTATTAGTGGACGAAGGAACAGTTTCAGTTGTGGGGGACGTCATTGTAAAAATTGATGCACCAGACGCAGAAGAAATGGAATTTAAAGGTGGACATCACGATAATGCGTCAGAAAAAGCGGAAGAAGCCCCTAAAGAAGAAGTTAAACAAGAGGCTGCACCAGCAACTCAAGAAGCAGTAGAAGTTGATGAGAATAGACAAATCAAAGCGATGCCGTCAGTGCGTAAATATGCACGTGACAATCAAGTCAACATTAAAGCTGTAAATGGTACAGGTAAAAATGGTAGAATTACTAAAGAAGATGTAGATGCATACTTAAATGGCGGTGGACAAGAAGTGACATCCGCGCAAGAGACTGCATCAACAGATTCTTCAGAAGGATCAGCGGCAACGACAGCAGCGATTTCGACTGAAGGTGACTTCCCAGAAACAACAGAAAAAATCTCAGCGATGCGTAAGGCAATTGCTAAGGCAATGGTAAACTCTAAACATACTGCACCTCACGTGACTTTAATGGACGAAATCGATGTTCAAGAATTATGGGATCACCGTAAGAAATTTAAAGAAATTGCTGCAGAACAAGGTACAAAATTGACTTTCTTACCTTATGTGGTTAAAGCATTAGTTTCTGCATTGAAAAAATATCCAGCACTGAACACATCATTCAACGAAGAAGCTGGTGAAGTGGTTCATAAGCACTACTGGAATATCGGTATTGCTGCAGATACAGAAAGAGGTTTGTTAGTTCCAGTGATTAAACACGCTGATCGTAAATCAATGTTCCAAATCTCAGATGAAATTAACGAATTGGCTGTAAAAGCACGTGAAGGTAAATTAACTTCTGATGAAATGAAAGGTGCAACATGTACAATTAGTAACATCGGTTCAGCAGGTGGTCAATGGTTTACACCAGTTATTAATCACCCAGAAGTTGCAATTTTGGGTATTGGCCGTATTGCACAAAAACCTATCGTTAAAGATGGCGAAATCATTGCAGCACCAGTGTTAGCATTGTCATTAAGCTTTGACCATAGACAAATTGATGGCGCAACAGGTCAAAATGCAATGAATCACATTAAACGTCTATTAAACAATCCAGAATTATTATTAATGGAGGGGTAA